The following are from one region of the Streptomyces rubrogriseus genome:
- a CDS encoding saccharopine dehydrogenase family protein, which produces MSRLKAADRPYDIVLFGATGFVGELTAEYLAAHAPDGLRWAVAGRDGEKLRRLRDRLTAAADTAADVGVLLADVSDPDSLRELAGHARVVATTVGPYVRYGDALVAACADAGTDYLDLTGEPEFVDLAYVRHDTRARETGARLVHACGFDSVPHDLGVYFTVRQLPEGVPLRVDGFVRVGATFSGGTFASALGQFARGRALRAAALERRRHEPRLVGRRVVTPTGAPRFAGEVGAWALPLPTVDAQIVRRSAKALDRYGPDFRYRHYAAVRRLPVAVGGVAAVGALLAAAQVPPARRWLSGRLAPGEGPSAERRAKSWFSVRFVGEGGGRTVFTEVAGGDPGYDETAKMFAEAALCLALDTLPPTAGQVTTAVAMGDALTERLRAAGIGFRVAAAH; this is translated from the coding sequence ATGAGCAGGCTGAAGGCGGCCGACCGGCCGTACGACATCGTGCTGTTCGGGGCGACGGGGTTCGTCGGCGAACTGACCGCGGAGTACCTCGCCGCACACGCGCCGGACGGCCTGCGCTGGGCGGTCGCCGGCCGCGACGGGGAGAAGCTGCGCCGCCTGCGCGACCGGCTGACCGCTGCGGCGGACACCGCGGCGGACGTCGGCGTGCTGCTCGCGGACGTGTCCGATCCGGACTCGCTGCGCGAACTCGCCGGGCACGCGCGCGTGGTGGCCACGACGGTCGGCCCGTATGTCCGTTACGGCGACGCGCTGGTCGCCGCCTGCGCCGACGCCGGTACGGACTACCTCGACCTCACCGGGGAGCCCGAGTTCGTGGACCTGGCGTACGTCCGCCACGACACCCGCGCGCGGGAGACCGGCGCCCGCCTGGTGCACGCCTGCGGTTTCGACTCCGTCCCGCACGACCTCGGCGTGTACTTCACCGTGCGGCAGCTGCCGGAGGGCGTGCCGCTGAGGGTGGACGGCTTCGTGCGGGTCGGCGCCACGTTCTCGGGCGGTACGTTCGCCTCCGCCCTGGGCCAGTTCGCGCGCGGGCGCGCGCTGCGGGCGGCCGCGCTGGAACGCCGGCGGCACGAGCCCCGGCTGGTGGGCCGCCGCGTGGTGACCCCGACCGGGGCGCCGCGGTTCGCCGGGGAGGTGGGGGCGTGGGCGCTGCCGCTGCCGACGGTGGACGCGCAGATCGTGCGCCGCTCGGCGAAGGCCCTGGACCGCTACGGCCCGGACTTCCGCTACCGCCACTACGCGGCCGTACGGCGGCTGCCCGTCGCGGTGGGCGGGGTGGCGGCCGTGGGCGCGCTGCTGGCGGCGGCCCAGGTGCCGCCCGCGCGGCGCTGGCTGTCCGGTCGGCTCGCGCCGGGCGAGGGACCGAGCGCCGAACGGCGGGCGAAGAGCTGGTTCTCGGTCCGCTTCGTGGGCGAGGGAGGCGGCCGCACGGTGTTCACCGAGGTCGCGGGCGGCGACCCCGGGTACGACGAGACGGCCAAGATGTTCGCCGAGGCGGCGCTCTGTCTCGCCCTCGACACCCTGCCGCCGACGGCCGGACAGGTGACCACGGCCGTGGCGATGGGCGACGCGCTGACCGAGCGGCTGAGGGCGGCGGGCATCGGCTTCCGGGTGGCCGCGGCCCACTGA
- the mmpA gene encoding morphogenic membrane protein MmpA, with translation MTTHRAPKYPTRSGRPVERSVVAGLVLAVGAGLAWIGGMIYTIAGWSG, from the coding sequence ATGACGACACACCGTGCACCCAAGTACCCGACCCGGTCCGGCCGCCCCGTCGAGCGGTCCGTGGTCGCGGGTCTGGTGCTGGCGGTGGGCGCGGGTCTGGCCTGGATCGGCGGGATGATCTACACGATCGCCGGGTGGTCCGGGTAG
- a CDS encoding endonuclease V yields MTTVSVQIPADWPATEERARAVQDELRARVVLDEPGPPPGTGRVTGVDVAYDDERDVVAAAAVVLDAETLAVVAEATAVGRISFPYVPGLLAFREIPTVLAALEALPCPPGLVVCDGYGLAHPRRFGLASHLGVLTGLPTIGVAKNPFTFTHDDPDTPRGSTSPLLAGAEEVGRAVRTRDGVKPVFVSVGHRVGLGNACAHTLALTPAYRLPETTRRADALCRAALRDAAYPA; encoded by the coding sequence ATGACGACCGTGAGCGTGCAGATCCCCGCCGACTGGCCCGCGACCGAGGAACGGGCCCGGGCGGTCCAGGACGAACTGCGCGCCCGCGTGGTGCTCGACGAGCCCGGCCCGCCCCCCGGCACCGGCCGGGTGACCGGCGTGGACGTCGCCTACGACGACGAACGCGACGTCGTCGCGGCGGCGGCCGTCGTACTGGACGCCGAAACCCTCGCCGTGGTCGCCGAGGCCACGGCGGTCGGCCGGATCTCCTTCCCCTACGTGCCCGGCCTGCTCGCCTTCCGGGAGATCCCGACCGTGCTCGCCGCACTGGAGGCGCTGCCCTGCCCGCCCGGCCTGGTCGTGTGCGACGGGTACGGCCTGGCCCACCCGCGCCGCTTCGGCCTCGCCAGCCACCTGGGCGTCCTCACCGGCCTGCCCACGATCGGCGTGGCCAAGAACCCGTTCACCTTCACCCACGACGACCCCGACACCCCGCGCGGCAGCACGTCCCCGCTGCTCGCCGGTGCCGAGGAGGTCGGCCGGGCGGTGCGCACCCGCGACGGCGTGAAGCCGGTCTTCGTCTCGGTCGGGCACCGGGTGGGCCTCGGCAACGCCTGCGCCCACACCCTGGCCCTGACGCCCGCCTACCGGCTGCCGGAGACCACCCGCAGGGCCGACGCCCTGTGCCGCGCGGCCCTGCGGGACGCCGCCTACCCGGCCTGA
- a CDS encoding YciI family protein → MFVLELSYTAPLEAVDALLPDHVAWLDGLYEQGVFLASGRKEPREGGVILAVAEDRARIEEITAGDPFVRAGVCAYRVTEFVATKTAPGLERYRETLG, encoded by the coding sequence ATGTTCGTACTGGAGCTGTCCTACACCGCCCCGCTCGAAGCCGTCGACGCCCTGCTGCCCGACCACGTGGCCTGGCTCGACGGACTGTACGAGCAGGGCGTGTTCCTGGCGTCCGGGCGCAAGGAACCCCGCGAGGGCGGGGTGATCCTCGCCGTCGCGGAGGACCGTGCGCGGATCGAGGAGATCACCGCGGGCGACCCGTTCGTCAGGGCCGGTGTGTGCGCGTACCGCGTCACCGAGTTCGTCGCCACGAAGACGGCGCCCGGACTGGAGCGCTACCGGGAGACGCTCGGGTAG